In Deltaproteobacteria bacterium, the genomic stretch TTCAACTCGGCCCACATCACCTGGGCGAAGGGCGGCGCCGGAGTGACCGGCGAGTACCTCAGCTACGGCACCGAGCGGACGTGCATCGCCCGCGAGGAGCCCGGCAAGGACCCGATCGGCAAGATCACCTACCGCGAGATCAAGTACCGCAAGGAAGGGCCGACCGAGTCGGCGGCGATGGGTGCGGCGGGTACGATCGTCGAGCAGACCGACGTCACCGAGATCTTCCGCTACGCCAAGGGCCGCTGGCAATACTGACCGCCGCGCCGACCGCCGCGCTCGAGGACGCGCGCGGGTGGCAGCGCCGCCTGCGGATGCTGAACGCCGCCATGACGACCGCGGCCGTCGCGCTCGCGCCCGTGGGGCTGGCCGCGCTGGCCCTCCGCCGCGAGTGGCGTACCGGGATCGGCGAGCGCTTCGCGCGCATTCCCGCGACGCCGAGCGACCAGCGCGCGATCTGGATCCATGGCGCGTCGGTCGGTGAGCTCACGGCGCTCGCGCCCGTCGTCCGCGCGCTCCGTCACGAGCATCCAGACGACCGCCTCGTGGTGAGCAGCATGACCCTCGGCGGACGTACCGCCGCCGCGGCGCGGGCGCCCGACGCCGACGCGTACGTGCTCTTTCCGCTCGACGTCCCGCGTGTCGTCACCCGCGCCCTCGACCGGGTGCGGCCGCGTCTGGTCCTCTTCAGTGAGACGGAGCTCTGGCCGAACTTCCTCGCCGCGTTGGCGACACGCCGCATTCCGGCGATCATGGTGAGCGGCCGCGTTTCCGCCGCCGCGTTCGCCCGCTACCGCCGCTGGCGGTGGCTCTTCGCCCCCGCGCTCGCGAGCGTCCGTTGGTTCGGCGTCCAGACGCTCGAGAGCGCGCGTCGGCTGGTGGCGCTCGGCGTCCCCGCAACGCGCGTCGTCGTGACGGGGAGCTTGAAGACCGCGGGCCCCCTCGACGACGACACGGCGGCGGGCCCGACGCTCGCGAGCCTCGGCGTCGACGACGCGCCGGTGCTCGTCGCCGCGAGCACGCATCCCGGCGAGGACGAGGTTCTGCTCGACGCCTTCGCGCGCATCCGCGCCCGCGCGCCGCGGGCGCGCCTCCTCCTCGCGCCCCGCAAGCTCGATCGCCTGGCGGAGATCGAACGCGTCGTCGCTGCGCGCGGCTGCGGACTCGTCCGGCGCTCGACGCTCGGCCCGCCCGCGACCGCGCGCTGGCCCGCCGACGCGCCCGTGCTGCTCCTCGACACGCTCGGCGAGCTCGCCGGCCTCTACCGGGGCGCCCGTTTCGCGTTCGTCGGCGGCACCCTCGACGCGACCGGGGGCCACAACGTGCTCGAGCCCG encodes the following:
- a CDS encoding 3-deoxy-D-manno-octulosonic acid transferase (catalyzes the transfer of 2-keto-3-deoxy-D-manno-octulosonic acid to lipid A), with the translated sequence MTTAAVALAPVGLAALALRREWRTGIGERFARIPATPSDQRAIWIHGASVGELTALAPVVRALRHEHPDDRLVVSSMTLGGRTAAAARAPDADAYVLFPLDVPRVVTRALDRVRPRLVLFSETELWPNFLAALATRRIPAIMVSGRVSAAAFARYRRWRWLFAPALASVRWFGVQTLESARRLVALGVPATRVVVTGSLKTAGPLDDDTAAGPTLASLGVDDAPVLVAASTHPGEDEVLLDAFARIRARAPRARLLLAPRKLDRLAEIERVVAARGCGLVRRSTLGPPATARWPADAPVLLLDTLGELAGLYRGARFAFVGGTLDATGGHNVLEPAAVGTPVAVGPNVANVAADVARLAAGAALLHAADTADLVARLPERFLDPVAAAAAGARAAALVGEQRGPLAVTLAIVRGTLAAQGRNA